The nucleotide sequence taagggtgcttgtctatacgttctccccgtgacctgcgtaggttttctctgagagttttgttttcctcccacactccaaagacgtacatgtttgtaggttaattggtatgaatgtaaaaattgtctctagtgtgtgtgtgtgtgtgtgtaggatagtgttcatgtgtggggatggctggtcggcgggggctcagtgggccgaagggcctgtttccgcgctgtatctctaaactaaactaaaggtggcaTGGCTGCTCCCACCTCATCGGTCAACCCTTTGTACCTTGcaccgtcctagactctcccatcaatggaaacatcctcttcacatccaccgtATCCAGACCtttatttagtcagggggtggtgaatctgtgaaatctcTCAACGAAACGAAATTAAACTACACCATCCAATGTAATACACTGTGGCTGCAAACTAACTTTGCTTGTACTTGTAACAAGATGGCTGACACTCCCTGGCGATAGAAACTTGTTTAGCTTCAGCAAGTACTGTGTGGCTTCTGCAGCTGTGAGTTAGCATTGCGTAGTCCCAGACCCAGGGATGGTACAGTATACTCCGCTCCAAGATCTTTGACAGTATGTGTCTCAGATTCATACTCAAGATACAAGGCTTCTATACTTTGCTCCAATTGTGTTCATTGACAAAAACCTCAAAAGAGTTCTTCAGCACACACTTCCCCtgttctctagtttagtttagagatactacatggaaacaggtccttcaccccACCCAGCCcacgccgactatcgatcacccgttcacactagttcaatggttttcacatccactccctacacactgggggtaatttcCAGAGTCCAATGAACCtattaacccacacatctttgggatgtggtaggaacctggagcacccggagaaaacccacactgtcccaGGTAGAGGGTGCAaacttcactcagacagcacccaaggtcaggattgaacccaggactctggcactgtgaggcagcagctctaccagctgtgtcactgtgctgaccCAAGTGCTTCTGTACCAGCCAGCTATATATGGTCAAGCTGTTTATGGGATCCTAGGATTTCTTCCAGGCAGTAGTGCCTGcagtagtgctggagtaacttagcgggtcaggcagctcctctggtgagtgtggataggtgacgtttcatgtcgggacccaagttactccaacactttgtgccttttctttgtaaaccagcatctgcatgtagTTTCTTGTAGAAACAGTATGAAgttaagtcacctatccatgttctccagacatgcagcctgaaccactgagttactccagcactttgtgtccttttctgcagTTTCCTGTATCTCCTCAAGAAAATTACAATACCGGTTCATGTCACAAAAGCAGGCTGACAATTTAATACAATATCAAGAGGCTTTAGTGCTGTAGACTCACAGAAGGAACAAGAGTTAGCTATGCATTCAGACAGGGCGTTTACAACAGATGAGTGGACTGGCACCTCTTTGATTTGCACTGTGTGTTGGGTGTGTTGACTCAGTGCCTCACACAAACAAACCTTTCAGAACTGCAGCTCTTCTCTCCCGATGGCTGGTGTTTGGTAAGTTTTAGAAGATTGGGATCAAAGTTGAGATAAGTAGAGATTGTGATCCCCAGAGAGACCTTCAATCCCCAGGGAGAAACTGGCAAGGAAGAAGGTGTTTAGATAGTCTTCAGGTTGCCTGCAGTGTAGAGGAGATTCACCCCATTACAGAACACACAGATGAGGTTGCACACCATGCTGATGGCGTGGTACTTCCTAAATCTTGAGCTGAGCCTCCTGTACTTGGCGTCGCTCTTATGCAGCTTCTTGTAGCCCTCGATGTTGGTGCCAAACCCCACCTCGTCGCCGAGACCGTTCTCCCGCTCGATCTTATGCTTCTTGACCATAACCTCAGCTGTGGTCTGCCCGAACCATTGGGCGTTGAGACCAGAGAAGATCACGCACACAAACAGTGATGCGATCTGCCAgaaaacaattttattttttagcGTTCAGTTTGGATTCACAGCACGGCAAGAgacccctttggcccatcaagtccctgCCAACATcaatcactcactcattcacactaaagatagacacaaaaagctggagtaactcagcgggacaggcagcatctcaggagagaagggaaCCTTcttctcgaccggaaatgtcacccattccttctctccagagatgctgcctgtccctttgagcTACTTCATCTTGTTGCGTCTATCTGCGGTTtagactagcatctgtagttccttcctacccattcacactagttcgatgttacccCATTTTTGCCAGGATGCGAGGGCCTGAACTAAAGGGACAGGTTGGgctggctagggctttattccttggagggcaggaggctgagaggtgatcttttagaggtgtttggtttagttcagtaaaacagtgcagaaacaggcccttcggcccaccgagtctaccaaCTAGTGAtttcccgcacattaatactatcctacgcacaccactagggacaattcacaatttttccaagccaattaatctacgaacctggaagtctttggagtgtggaaggaaaccaaatatcccggagaaaacccacgctggtcacggggagaacgtacagacagcacccacagtcaggattgaacccgggtctctggcactgtaagacagaaactctaccgctgcaccaccatgctgccccctctaaaatcatgtataaaatcatgaaaggaatagataaggtgaatgcaccgaGCCTGGGTATTGCTCTCTATCTAAGTTACCTGAGTTCTATCCGAGTTACCTGTACAGTTTCGGCCTTGTTGAGTAACTGCTGCGGGTGATAGAGGGCATAAAGAGACAGATTAATGAAGGATCCTCCCAGAACTGTGTAGAGATAGTAGGGAAACAGGCTGCTCTGCACCAGGCCGAATGTGTGCCTGCTGATGGTGTTAATCAGAACAAAACCTGCGGAGACAACATACACTCCTTCAATATCCTGAAACTCTAATTGTTTATTACAGATAAGCAGACTATTTCAGAATTAATGTTGAgttgagcggtagagttgctgcctcacagcgccaagggcccaggttcgatcctgactacgactgctctctgtatggagtttgtacgttctccctgtaacagccAAAACAGCTCCCcacacagccaaaaatctgtagcctccctttgatctagtattttgttggttcacatggtggtttatcattaatgttttattattattaatgtttagtgttttctgagtcattcgtaactgtcactgtatgtcatgttgttacttgtgggcggagcaccaaggtaatttccttgtatgtgaatacttggccaataaatgtactTTTTAACTTAgttaacctgtgtgggttttctccaggtactccggtttcctgccaagcTCCAATAGAcagacaggtttgtcggctaattggctcgctaaaattgtaaaatgttcctagtgtgtgtaggatagtgctagtgtacggggatcactggtcggcacggaccaattacagaagctaattaacctgcaaacctgcacatctttggagtgtgggaggaaaccggagcacccggagaaaacccacgcaggtcacggggagaacgtacaaactccgtgcagacagcacctgtagtcaggatggaacacaggtctctggcgctgtaaggcagcaactctaccgctccgccactgtgctgcccttcttaTAAACGTTGAATGTTTGGGATATTCCTTTATCTTAAATTCAATAGTGTAAATTTATTTAGAAAACAAATCTTGCAGCTATATAATTGTCAGTGATAAATACTATGGATCTAAAATTTAAAGGTTCTGGTGTCTCAACGTTATTGccatatcctgtatctgtacactgtaaatggctcgattgtaaccatgcattgtctttccgctgactggttagcacgcaacaaaaagcttttcactgtaccgagcaagagctggctgctcttgaaaaggaggcgcagtcgtctttcttacagtttggctttcttcccaaccaattgttcaagcgcttttgattgcaacatgcgccttaatttagttcaacaaagaaactgacaagttactaaagaaggtacacaaaattgctggggaaactcagagggtgcagcagcatctatggtgcgaaggaaataggcgacgtttcgggccgaaacccttcttcagaagggtctgaagaagggtttcggcccgaaacgtcgcctatttccttcgctccatagatgctgctgcacccgctgagtttccccagcaattttgtgtaccttcgatattccagcatctgcagttcctttttgaacaagttactaaagaaccttgtgacaataaacttaactgaactaaagtgaatgaaaaaaataatgaaaatgtTAAAAACACAATGTTTGAAAATTGTGGCCTAATACACTCAGTAGTTCTGATTCTTTCCCTGACCTTACCTGAGACAAAGGACATCCATATCTGCATGCCCCATGTTGTGGACAGTATGATCAGGTGGGTGGCTTTGACCAGGCTAGTAGGATCTCCTTCTGTTGGCATTCTGCAGGCTGGTTAGACCCTGTTTTATTGCAATGAAAATGAATGCAACAGTGAATTTCCCATCTCCAGCATCGCCCCCTCCCAATGCAGGGCCCAGTGGATTGGATTGTGCAGAGGATGAAGGGTTATGACAGAGTTAGTGTATTAATGGCcgcttgctggtcagcgtggacttggtgggccgatggacctgtttctgtgatATATCTGTGCTGTATCCtcgtccaccatcacccctggcagcgcattccaggtactcaccactctctgcgcaaAATACTTGTCCTGCTAATTTTATTTGAACATTGCCCCTTTCTCCTTGAAGCCATGCCATCTAGCCTATGACATTTCCACTTTaggtaaaagattctgactgtctaccctatctttgccctctcataattttatatagttgGATCAACCtttgcattccagagaaaataatctccATCACTTGTCCAACTTTGTAGCTAAATACcctataatccaggcagcattccggtaaacctcgtcagcaccctctccaaagcctactCAATCCTACCTGTGTCCAGACCTCACCAAAGGCTGTAACCTTGCTCCGCTGGTTTTCCTGTAGCTTCTAACTGTGGTGCCACACAATTCACCTGCTGGATTGTGTCTATCTGCCTGTCCGTGCCGAATGGATTCCTCTCCTCACGCCCCCTGTGTACTCTTCCCAACGCAGTCCCCGTCCAGCTGACTGCATTCAAACTGAAGGCAAACAAGCTGTAATCTCCATTGCAAATACGGCTGAGAGCCACAGATAACAACGCTCTGAGCATCTTAAACAAAAATTCTCAATTTCTTCGCTTGAGACACTGGCTCGTTAAACAGTCCCATCTCCAGATATCGTCAATATAATGTCAAGCAATAATTCTTGTGAGAAATGCCATGAGTGAGACAACAATAACTGATCAAAGGCAGCTGTAGACTCTGCTCACTTGAACTACTATTGATTATTGACAATGGAGTTGACACACACCACGTTAGTAACAGCGGTAATTTGGGGTTCAGATTACAGTTCTAGAATCTACTGTAGACAACACTAAAAAAGGCCTAGTAATACCTTCAATACATCTTGGCCAGATTATAAACTCCGGCACACTGTTCACCATttcctccgaagatagacacgaaaagctggagtaacagcgggtcaggcagcatctctggagaaaaggaataggtgatgtctcgggtcgcgacccttcagtCTGTCTTATTACAATCTATTTGCCTATAACTAGTTGTTTTGTTGAATATTCAATAAATTCAAtaacattgaagaagggtctcgacctgaaacgtcacccattccttctctccagagatgctgcctgtcccgctgagttactccagcattttgtgtctatcttcagtgtaaagcagcatctgcagttccttcctacacattcaatgatacattattgtcacaggtacagtgaaatcctgTCATCGCACAcaatctggtaaaatcatacagcagacgtcACCTCGGCAGTACACAAAGGGCTTTGATCTGTACACAAagggttttcacaccttacccttccatatctctagtctccctctgccctgactctgtctgaagaagtctcgacctgaaacgtcatccattacttttttctccagagatgctcatgTGATACgacctgaattaggccattcggcccatcaagtctactccgccattcaagcgcggctaatctatctctccctcctcctgacccccattctcctgccttctcctgtaacccctgacaccctttgtTGAGTCTATTTCTGGAAGTGGAAATGATGGGattgttcccccaccccacccttggagggggtgggggctaGCATGGAGCTgacgggccgaagagccttttaCGGGTGTTGGCCCTGTCAAAGCAGTGCTTCCCCTTTAAAGTAGAGACTTCACTTGTCTACTTAGTGAAGCAAGAGGATTAAACTGAGGATGGGAGGTGGATTTGAGAGGATTAAATTGAAGAAGGGGGGTGGATTTGCTGCCAATGGAGCCACGCAGTGCTGGCGGCCCAGGCGGCCGTTCAGCCGCTCTAGCAGCTGCTATCACTTACCTGCCCCGGAGCGCAGGCCCGCTCTGCTCCTGCCGCCGCTGACGGACAGGCCAGCCGACCAATCAAGTCGAGGTATGACGCTAGTTCCCGCGGGCTGAGCCAATCAGAGGCCGGAGGGCGGGGTTCGCGGTGATCCCGCCCCCGTGTTGAGTGACAGGCTGATGTTGCAAAAGCTGATGTGTAACAAAAGGGGCGGCAGCAACGTCAGGCGCCTGTGTTCAGTCATACAACCTGaagcctggtgtgtgtgtgtttgtctgtgtgtttgtgtgtgtgtgtgtatatggttAATACAGGTAAGTACAATTTTAGATCCTGAATTACAAGgtgttgcaaggcagcaatttaTAATCCTAAATTTATAATTTAGATCCTAAATTATATTCgtacaaaatcattagaggaatagatcggtagaTGACAGATGCATCTCttgtaggggaatcgagcaccagaggacgtagtttcaaggtgagggagaaaagatttaataggaatctgaagggtaactttttcacacaaagggtggagggtgtatggaacaagctgccagaggagggagtggaggctgggactatcccaacatttaagtaacAGGTAGGGACATGGATAAgacaagaagtctgaagaagggtttcggcccaaaacgtcacctattgccttcgctccatagatgctgctgcacccgctgagtttctccagcatttttgtgtaccatggataggacaagtttgaagggatatggaccaaatgcaggcagatgggtctagtgtagatgggcatgttggcctgtgtgggcaagttgggccgaagggcctgtttccacagtgtatcactctgTGTGACTATAAATTATTTATGTTAAACAGAACAAGGGTGGAAAGATTTTTGCATTAAAcaagttttttgcatatctttcattcattgatctATATCTCTatgcatcatcgtctatatctcttgtttccctttcccgtgatgttcagtctgaagaagggtctcgacccgcaacgttacccattcctgctctccagagatgctgcctgtcctgctgagttactccagcattatgtcttAAATTATTACAGGGCACAGGTGTATGATGCAGGACTCCTTCAGTACTGCACTGGGAATGTTCGTTTAGATTATTAGATTGATAgtgtgggaacaggtccttcggcccaacttgcccacaccgaccaacatgtcccatctacactagtcccaccttactgcgtttggtccatatctttctaaacctgtcctatccatgtacatatctaaatgtttcttaaacattgcaatagtcccagcctcaaaaaTCTCCGCTAACCATCTTGGAAGACATTTCAATCCACATTGTAAAGGAGGACCAGTTCACTGGATTGTTAAAAAAAAGCTCAATCCGATGCTGTGAAGACTCATTTATCAAAGTTTGGATGTTTCTGCACTAAGATGTACAGAAGTTTAGAAGCAATAATACAGGCACTAGCAATCCAGAAACCTGGACTAATGGCAGAGGGCACTGATATCAAATTGTTTGTCAACAGCTGGGGAATGTAAAGAAATATtggaaatcattaaaaaaaatccaccCATTTCACTGATGTTTTTTGGGAGAGGAACTAAGACCATAAGACGAGGagcatcacagtggcgcagcggtagagttgctgccttgcagcgccagagacccaggctcgatcctgactacaggtggtgtctgtatgttctccccgtgattgtgtgggttttctctgggtgctccggtttcctcccacactccaaagacatgcaggtttgtcggccaattggcttcggtaaaaattgtaaattgtcccaagtgtgtgtaggatagtattagtgtgcggggatcgatggtcggcacagaatcggtaggccgaagggactgtttccacactgcttcTGTAAAAAAATCTAGATGAAAATAAAAAAGCCAAATTAGGCCATTGAGTCCATTCTgctattcaatcctggctgatttattttttctgctcaatctcattctcctaccttcttgcCATCACTTTTGACATCGTTCCTAATGAAGAAAATCATCCATCCTTATTTGTATCTGATTACAGATCCACGCAGTTAACTCTGCTGCCTAGCGAAATTGCCTCGCCACTCAGTGAAAGGCCAACTAGGgatggcaataaatgctggcgtgGGCAGTGATGTACTTTTAAAGCAGTGCGATTGCTTGAAAGAACCAGTCAGCAGCAGTGAGTGGAGTTACCTGTGgcggggaaagattgaatggatCTTTGTGCTTTGTTTTGCAGTTTAATAAATTGGAAAGATGAACGCCGATATTTCTCTCATGTCTCGGATAGTCTCCGACACTGATGGGGATACAATGGTAGGTAACGTGCTTATATCCACATGTCCATCGTgtgggagagaaacagaattacaaGCTCAGCTCGATGGCTTTttcatagaagggtctcgacccgaaacgtcacccattccttctctccatagatgctgcctgtcccgctgagttactccagctttttgtgctatcTTGGGTTTTCATCAAAACTAGGTTCTGATGAAGGGAATAAAAACAAAACGCTGGGTAACACCTAGCGGATCAGtcggctgagtcactccagttacttcctaggggggtggggtgttgctGTCATACCTGTGCTTCCCCAGACACGAGCTGATTAACTGGGGGTGGTTTTGATCTAAATGGAGCCGCACTGTGCTGGAAATACATGCGGCCGCCAATGTTGGAGCCCTGgccgcaacatgctggagtaactcggcgggacgggcagcatctctggagagaaggaatgggtgacgtttcgggtcgagacccttcttcagacattttaccCCGTGTCTCCTAGTAGAGCAACACTCTATTAACCTACAGTGCACTGACTCGAAGGGATGTATATCTGAAACTCCAGATCTACCGAGTTGAATAACAGCACGAGTTACTTGGCAAGTAGGAACAACATCATGAGACGAATGTACAAAATGTACAGCGTGATCAGGTATAAAtctggagaggaatagatcgggtaggttcaccctcttgcccggagtaggggaatcaatagccacatgacataggtttaaggtgatgggagaaagattttataggaagctgaggggtaacattttccacacaaaggctggtgggtgaatGCTGGGGGAAGaagtgaagcaggtactatcacaatgtttaagaaacatttggacatggataggacaggtttggagggatatcggccaaatgcaggcaggtgggactagtgtagatgggatatgttggccagtgtgggcaagttgggcagaagggcctgtttctacactgtaagactctataacaTTGGTGTAAAGGGATCAAGTGATCGCTGCTAATTAATTGCGCTAGGCTTTGTGGGGAGAGCACCAGTCTAGTGTAGATAATGGGGCTGTCAATCACAAGCTCACCTGCAAGTTGGTTTTGAGTCACTGATATTATTTTGTTCCCTTGCAGCAGACGTTGAAGTTTGGCGGTTGTCACCAGAAAGGTGGGGACACGTTAATATTTAAATTCAAAACATCCAGTTCACTAGCACTGATTAACAAAACAGACATCACTTGATCAGCAGGTTTGACGAACCTCTCCTGTGTTGCAGACACTGCATTTAACAAGGTG is from Amblyraja radiata isolate CabotCenter1 chromosome 35, sAmbRad1.1.pri, whole genome shotgun sequence and encodes:
- the LOC116991837 gene encoding transmembrane protein 205-like is translated as MPTEGDPTSLVKATHLIILSTTWGMQIWMSFVSGFVLINTISRHTFGLVQSSLFPYYLYTVLGGSFINLSLYALYHPQQLLNKAETVQIASLFVCVIFSGLNAQWFGQTTAEVMVKKHKIERENGLGDEVGFGTNIEGYKKLHKSDAKYRRLSSRFRKYHAISMVCNLICVFCNGVNLLYTAGNLKTI